GAGTTTACGACTCGATTGAAGACGTGATTGATCCCGATTCGATTTATTTGTGAatttgaagcagttcaactttgaaCTCAGCAGGAATCGATAGTTATGGATACACCTCGAGCGGCAAGATTTGATCACGCCATGCAGTCAAATACATGGTTACATCTTTCTTGTCTCAATTTATTTCTAATGAGGGAGCAATAGCgagccaaaatataatttcaatttatctgTAAGACAAGGAGACTAAATTATCTCTCATTCACCATCAGCAATTCTTTTCGTATTTTACGTCTGTCTTAAATGCAGCCGTGCCTCTGTAATCACACTATTAGAACGCACAAAAAACTTGCGTTGATAATAGCAGCGAGATACCGTTTTTGAGGTACAGTTATGGTAGCCATCATAGACGTGTAAACCAGGGTTTAGATCTTAATTTTAGTCCGGGACTTTACTGAGGTTTTAATACCACCAAGTTTTGCTTACCACTAAGATACTACGAGGAAGGCCCAACTCACATCCGCAAAACAGAAGTCGAGCTggatattaaaatttcttttcttctaaTAATGACGTTTTgaggatattttaatttcatttagatGCCGTATTTCGTGATCAAATAGCACGAGATTCAGGCTTCAAAACTTGACGCTTTCATTTCTGCATTTGGTCCATCTCGTCGCCATCCTCGGGACAAGCGAGCCATCAAAGCCTCCCTCGCGCCACGATAAACAAGTCCGAAAAAAGTTGCGGAGCAGAGGTGAAGCGAGAGaaactttaattcatttttaatctgGACACGTACCCTGCATATATATCATGCGCTCGAAATGTGCAATTAATTACCGTCAGGGCGGGCGACCTATTCTCCCCACATGGCTAATGCGCTCGTTTGCGATGAGATGGCAAATCGTCAATCCCATGGCGGCGAACGAGGCGGGGGGTGGGGGTGTGACTCGAAAAGGGCGAAACGTGACGCGAGAAAAGGCGTCAGCGTGCTTAGCAGCGAGCGAACAGCGGAGAAATGTTTAAGACATACGATGAAAATTCAAGTTTTCCCCGGTGTATTATATTTGAGAATATTTCGCGGGCTTCCGACGGCTTGAAATGTTCTAATGCTGCGAACGTTTTGACTGGTCTAGTCTTTCGAAACATTGGCAGCATTAGGCCACACTCGTGTGCCTACTTTTTATTTGGAAAAGAGATGGCACCTACGGTGAAGCATTAAATATGCAGGCTGAGAGAAGAAAGGAGCGAACAAAATGAACCATGGGAAAGAAAAAACGACATGTTGTCTGCAGAATAGAGGGAGCGGATAAGCAATGGAAACCGATACATGATTAAAGGGTAGTAGAAGAACGTATTGAAAAATGACTGGAGATTATATGAAGAGATGAAATACTTttcaagaaaacataaaaatgaattgcaaGCCTTAGAGTTGAAAACAAATCAATGGAAACAATAGACACGGGTTTAAATTTACACGGAATTTTATCTCATGATGATAGAAGaacatacatttatttaaattttccaggCCCGTTGAATCCTTGGTCCTTCCGATACAAAAATTAATGgcattttgcttgaaaatttttggcGTCGCGGAATTAGTAACTTCAAGGTGGACTCTCAAGGGAACCTGAACAAAATTAAATCGCGCTTAAACATCGAATTCCACCTCATTACTTTTGGCTACACCATTGGTAAAGAATTGGGTCGTTCCGTCTGATTCGAAATGTCATTCCATTACTAGaattcagaaaatgaaaaaagacgaaagaaattcTTTCCTATCCTGCAACTCCTTTATCAGTATCACGTAAAATGACGCGAATGTTATCGCCCACTTTTCGAtagttggtgacatcatttgGAGATCTGGTTCATCAACTCCTTCATGATGACTTACTCATCGAAGGAAAGCATCGATCATAAGAGTGTGAACAACAACGAATCACACGAAAAAAATGCAGAAGCCCAAGGAGTTGTTGTGGACCTCTCTCCATGATTTCACGACGCCAGCAACTTATTCGCGAAAGGGTCATCGATTTTTCGCCGTAATTGTTTGTAATTTCTATCAGTCGACACATTGTTGAGATATATCCTCTAAAAATACCTCTTTAAGCTGAGATTCGTCTCCAATGGacagaaaaatctcaaaatcccgtCTCGAGATTCGATCACCCGTGGATACTTCAATGAAGTAGACCCTTGTCAGCATTCGTTCCTAtcccaaaattgaaaaaaaaaaatacgcgTCAGAATGTACTCAGTAAgatcaaaaattttatatttcacacTTAGGGAAATATTCGCAAAGATCCACTTTAACGAGTAAATCCCCGAAAAGTTTCAAGATGACGGCataagttataaaaaagaagaacttcgCGAAAAGACAAAATAGGACTAATGGCGAGGGAGCAGATGCGATGCGTACCTTTGAAGCAAATGACGCGCGCGTCAACTGTGAATCGATTCAAGGAAACCAACCCCTCCGTCAATCATTAGCCGTCGGCTGAAACGTGCTGCGGCAATTGCCGGTCACCTCTCCCTGTCCTCGGCTCAATACTTGTGTTTACATATGGCCGTGCATCGCAGTACATTGTTTACAGAAAGATAGACAGGGAAGGGCACGAGCATTGTTAACACTTAATTGCCCATACAATATCTGTTGCTCATAGTTGGCTTAAATAGGCGCTGCCAGAGGCTTTTAGTGACAAATGAAAAACGATGTGCAACGCACGTAATGGTCACGCCAGCCATTCGAAGCTACTTGCGCTTTCATTGTTTTAGCATCACTTTATTGAAGATGGACGTCAGATGGCGGTGGGGATCGATCCGAGGCTACTGTAATTTATGTATTGCATGGCGGCTAATTCCGGACAATAGTGTTTTTTTTAGCAGAAGAATTTAGAAATATCTAGGTGATAAATGGGTAAAAGGTCTTGTTTTTGTATCTGAATGCTCACGGGTCTATGGAGCTGCaaagaaaatgaacaaaatttacgATGTGAAGGTTAAAAGATTATTCTAGGCTAATGGAAAGTACCACGAGCTGTTTGACGCCAAGCGTGTGGTCACACATCATCTTCGCTGGTTATATTTCAATGTATCTAttgctcaaatttcattttttgaggcATAATATCACAATAATTACAAACCTGATGTGAAGGCAATTGTCTTCAACCAATTAATGTGAGTATAGCGGATTTTAATCCTCGTGTCATTAACTTCCATTTGAAACAGCCATAACTTATGTCTTAGCTGGCCGAATTTAACTTCAGtttgaagttaaaatattacgaaactcCGCAAGTTCACACAGAATTCGTCAGTTACATGGACCGGTGACGCCGCGGCCGGCTTCAGCAAAGTTATCTCGGCGAAGTACGGGGTCTGCCATCCGTTGATTTTTTTACACTCGTGAGTCAAGCGCTAACTAAGGCTTGAAAACGGTACGTCGAAGCTGGCACAATTCGTCTCCTGAGTTCGGTGGTTGCTGGCGCGAGATAGTATACACTTCAATAAGAATCAGAGTATTACACTTTGCAGAGTTAGAATCTCAAATAAAATTGAGGTCGAATCATAAAATGGAcatccaaatgaaatttttagacgCCATTACAGTGTAACAAGCAACACGTTCAAACTACGAGCTCTTTCAGGGAAAGACGGTTAActtcatattagaacctcactacatTTCTAAGTCTGCCAGAAACGATgcattcagagagatattttgccgaactgataggaATGGGAGTTCGTATCTTCCCCACACGATAAAAGACTTAAGTAAATGCCAGGCGTATTTCaattggagcatttccttttgtgTACACGGATGGTATCCTATCACTCCCCCCACTCGCCCATTGAGGTGGGATAGTATGTATGTATTAATGGCAATTGCACTAACAGAGTTTGTATTTTCGAGAATGTGGTGTGCGTGGCCGCGTCGGTTGATTTTGTGAGGCAATTTATCGGCCTTTCCTCCCTCCCTTAATCTCACgtgatattgttcaaaatgcacTTTTTGGGTTAATAAATTAAACAGGGTAGCTTAAgtggaatttatttaaaaataaatagctcgCCAAATCATTTCAAATAACCTGGCTATACGCCATAGCGATGTGGGTTCTGTGCCACTTCTTGGCATTAAATATGATTCCGTTAAATTCCGCCATATTTTAGAGCAGAAACAGTATTTCGTATATCCCGTTTTCTCCCAATTTTACACTGTACTTAGCGGAAAAAATTTCGTGATCTCCATCACGTGAAATTTGACGAGATTCGAATAGAACCCTTCCTAACCCATTAAACGCCTTACTCAGTATTAATGGGCGCACCCTTACGCTTGGCcagtttatttttatacattttcaacgtttttacGAATTTATTTATGCTCTTATAAGACCTATTTTTCGTTTGTAGATATGCTTTTTTGGGAGCCCTGATAACTGAGGGAGAGCAATGACGACTGCAATAACCACGTAGTACGAGATAAAAGAAAATAGGTAAATGGTTTAATTCAACGAAGACTGACATTAGAGAGGTAACTATCGTTAAAATCCTATTGCTCTGAAGTAAACGGCTTAACTTTTAGACAATCATAAGTTTTCCCCATACATTTAACGGTCTGGTCAATTAGGGTTTCAAACAATCCGTTCTCTTAGCGCGTATTTTCTAGCAAATCATTTCATGACCCCAAGAAGCTACCTCCGACTTTTACTGATAGATTATGggattgaggaaatattttgtttcacaGAAAGAGTACTTGAATTAGTGCTGGAAAATGTTACCTTCCTCCCGAGaggattcaaatttattttcaaagagaaTTTTCATGCATAGTAATGCAATCCTTTTAAAGAAGcgtttgtctttcttttttttatatttataagttGATATTTCATATCCAattcaattgatattttgaaatcgTACATAACGGTTTTATGGGATGAATATTTTGGtccaaaggaaattttaaattacattaaattaccAGTATTTGACACTCCACTGAAATGATATGATAGTTTTAACAATGATCGCCTGTTCTGATAATCAGTTCTAACCATCCAAGGAAGAGAAATGGAAGAccattaaaatttataacaaaCACAAAGGCTTTTTGAGTCTCAAACTTGGTCAAtgctttttcatgaatttaggGATAGTTAAAggcttatttaattaaattttagagCGTAAATTGTCcacttaaatcataaaaatatcccTGAACACCGAATATCCACCCAGAAATCACGATAAAGACCAAACGAGAATGCTTTCCGTCACTCGAAATCTTTGTACCTCCACAGCGTTTTTGTGACTCCCGAGCTGATGCGTGTTCAACTGACCTCATCTCTCACAAAGGAGCTCGGTTTCGCAAATGCCTGCCATTAAACAGACATGAATCCCACAAAGAACAACGGGAATGTCGAGGGTGAGCAGTTTGCAGCTTAATGACCTCAAGGGGAGGGAGATAGGCACGTGCAACGGCATTGTTTCCCCCGAGAAGATTGACTCAAATGGTTACTACCACTCGAAAAATGCCCCTGATGTCCTATAGTTGAAAGTTAAGCTTACTCCCTTGTTCTGTATTAATCTTATGTCTCGTTTGGACGACAGAAATTTCAAAAAGGTAAGCGCATGAACTGTACAAATGTATTCTTAtaagttgaattaaaaaaaaaaaagaatttcaaaataaaaaaatggcgaaaGTCATCTcccacttttcataagttggtgacgtcaagaACGTTTCGGCCGATTAACTCGTTCAGAGTGAACCACTCAGTGAAGAAATGAATCGCTCGCAAGACTGTAGACAGGAAACGACCTATTAGTGGACTTCGCGCGAGGCCGACGAGAGGTGAGTGTATTGTGAGACGCGATGATCCGcaagagttcgtgacgtcatctgcttatttatgtaaataattgtcACAACGTGTGGATGTAGATTTTTCGCCTGGAATTTTTGCTCGGAAAGCAGGCGACGAATCGGAAATTGGAGGAGCATGGGTTTGCTCATTTTTCAAACATCATCAAAATAATCAAGATATGTCGAACGACCCAATTGTGGATCTGCTGTTGGGAGGAGATTGGCCTGGCACTTGCTCACTTCTGTGTACCCATCGCATATGCCAAGTTTAACGTGgtaaatttaaaatcaatgagCCCAGGAGGAAATATTAGGCACGGATCAAAATGAAATAgagtatattataatatttttaacttttcttcacGCATGAAAGGTCACTGAGCTACCCTCTTACTATTTTCATTGTCACCCAAATGCACAGCAATTGTAAGCCATTTCGCTAATGGTATGTAAGCCACGTGACACAATACCACGTTACCATTGAGACGCTCGAGTACGTTGGGACCAAAATGgtgacgtcacccgccctctACTAGTCCTTACTTtaaggtggaggggagggagggatgaggAGGCGAGtagtggagggagggggggtggtTTGGCTGTGGGTGGGTGTAGGCGGGGTCCTGGAGATGGCCGCTGCCGAATCAAATCTGAAAACATCGCGGGTAACCCATTTGTGTGCGTCGAGGCCGGAGGGCAAGAggaaggcggcggcggcggcacgGAGGTCAACGGCGCCCGTCCACGGGTGAGGCTGCCAACACAAGTGGAGCGCATCTGCTGAGACTTCTCTGCGATTGAGTGAGACCATTCCCGAAAACACCACTCCACATCCTCCACACTCAAACGACACATCGAAAATTTCCAAACAATTAATCCCTCTCGCTCCCGACATGATGAAAAACCTTTAATTTTGTGGATCAGAGCCACTGGTCGCGGACATTTTGGtctagaataaaatacaaattccaCTACCTGGCCATCTATATTGGCTCGAAAGGACTGGACTGCCACACACTGGCCCGTCGCCCAGCATTCTTACCACCTTTGACTATCCTCATTTTACTCTTAATTACGAGTGTTTACATGTAGATTTTTACAAAGAATTATTGAATATGGCGTTCAGAATTTGAAATACGTTGTATGAAGTTATAGTACACCTTAGGAAGCAAAAAGTTCTACTAAATTGCTAAAGTGATGGAAATATCCATCAATTTAAACGATAATTttagaataattcatttttcaatcagAATCACACATTTTTGAATCAGCAAAAGCGATTTTATAGGGATAGTTGGATTTCCAAGCAGAGAATTATAGTGACGATTTTCCTAACTTGGCATGAGATTGGCACAAAAAATTATACGCGAAAGTATTCGTTTCTGCTTTTTTATCCTCCTTGATTAAAATGTGATTGGCTATCAAACACCCCTATACACGCCCCTATTCAAGGGTTCGCGGACTTTAGATGCAGGCACTGAAggaataaaattcgaaacttAAATACAGCGAAGAAGCTATATTGGATTTTCAAACAGTTCAATCAATAATTGTGAGCCCTTTATTTACCCTCACATACCCTTTGCAAACCATAAAGAATAAATCATTGGTgttactgagaaaaaataaagacatttcGCATTGTTCGCACATAGCATTGCAAGACTGAAAGTGAGGAAAACGAACAATGCTCATACAACCCAAGTTGATGTGCACTCATCGGCAAAACCACATAAGAAACCCGGCAAAGTAAGTAACTCACTTCTTTCTGCCTTTACGTGCCACGGTGGTTGAGACTCCTTTCTCCGAGGTATCTCTcttaatagaaaacaaaatgatTACACACTGGGAATGGTTACTACACGTAAATACTATTAACTGTGGGGAAAATTAGGGCCTTTAGCTTACTGGAGAAGGGACACAGATGACAAGAATAAACGCGGTTGGGCCTCATTATTTTTTGATAAGGCTAAATGGAAGGGCTTCTAATTGAAGAAGAAAACACtttaaaagcaagaaaaaaatggacCCTAACGAAAGTAAGACATGAAAACTAACATCGTAAGCTAAGGATATCATGAGACTAAATCAATTCTACTTGTGAtggaatttttacatttatggataTGAGATAATAATGATACTCAGGATACAATAAGATTTCAGGCTATGAAGGTACACAGAGGCCACGAAGTTCGTaggttatatttgaattttcctaAAATAGGAAGATCATGCTACCAGTTCGAAGTAAAATTTCCTAAATAGGCCTATTTCACAGCAGAGGGAGCTACCAGATAACGAAAACTCAAAAAACTGGAATAAAACCAATTTTATTACGtaaaagagctttcaaggtccGTAACACCTTGTAcctaaaaataaggtaaaaatgagacttctatatttattttcaacaactgaaTTGAAAAAACACAGGAATTTGTTACAGTATTTCTTTTAGACGTTTCACGTGAAAAGGTAGGGATAATTTATAACCATCTTTTAGGTACTTAAATATTTCGAATGTTATggcattataatattatttatatagcCTCGTTTTTAAGTTCGATAAGAGACAGATATAGTGGTGAGAAAGTTTGAAGGGAAAATTCCGCGAGGAAGACCTGAGAAGTACTTGGGACAGATAAAGAAGGacacaaggaaaaagaagaaCGTCAAGGTAGAAAATAACTCGataaagagagaaatggagagaggTACCAAACAAATATTATGACCCCCAACTCCGCAGCAATCAGTCATCTCAATAGGCATGTGCTAGAAGTTCTAACTTAGAATAACagcgttaacaaaaaaggaaagaaggtgTATATTGGAGATGTTTGACGACTGAGTCTCCTTATAAGTTCATTTTAAGTTCTTTTTTGTTCGATGGGAAAACGAATTACTACACCTAAGCGTCAGTTATATTCTTCTCCTTCTGCATATTCATCATTCTATTCGGGCTCGATACATGGTTAAGTTTTATgttgatgttctccttgtcgctcttaaagacatgtGTTCCTGAAATTTCACGCAATCTAAGCCCAAAATGTAGTctccgagtttctagcggctcccaatcTAACTCATGAAAAACCTACATAACGATATCTGTTTGCAATGAACAGATTTTACGGCTCGATTAGCTTtcgtttgaatttaattttgttcaTAGCTTAAATTTCACGGATTACAACAAATATTTCTTGCATGTGTCTCTCTCGATAGGAATTAATTAAACATTTCCTTCAGATGTTTTAAAGAATTTATGTGTCGTATTTATGTTAACTCTAAATAATATAAACATGGGAATAGTTATTCCACCTATGCAAGAAATGCCGTGCCTTTCCTCCGATTTCGTTTCAGTCCCAACTCTTGGCTCCACGCATGGACGTTGTTTTTCTCCGAGGAGAGGAGTCCAAAGTCAGAGCGTTCActtatttcgcgatagatgacagcgtcgtcagcaaatttAAGTATATTCACAATTCAATTATTTCTATAGCATCGTAGTGCTACGAATAAGTCCAGGTTCCAACTCTCTACTCGCTCAGTGTTTGGATGGGATGAGGGCGTTGAATCTGCTTCAATTCCGCCCCATCCCAATATCAAAAGGGGGCGCGAGTGGGTGGGAACAGCGGTGGGTCGCGGGGGC
This genomic interval from Ischnura elegans chromosome 5, ioIscEleg1.1, whole genome shotgun sequence contains the following:
- the LOC124159774 gene encoding RNA-binding protein cabeza-like, which encodes MSRVSSLQLNDLKGREIGTCNGIVSPEKIDSNEISKRWRGGRDEEASSGGRGGGLAVGGCRRGPGDGRCRIKSENIAGNPFVCVEAGGQEEGGGGGTEVNGARPRGARVGGNSGGSRGQRHAQKGAAADGPRPLGARVLGKRAPPPAGLGPSPGGLEEEAAGAGALSHGVAKRPRPRTPPSSSTPSTGSRSHR